A genomic stretch from Theobroma cacao cultivar B97-61/B2 chromosome 4, Criollo_cocoa_genome_V2, whole genome shotgun sequence includes:
- the LOC18603300 gene encoding oxidation resistance protein 1 isoform X1 has translation MYTLKDKVAGSLSRLFADSPNHSSASSPSDLSQARWYSKGSKSLSSVFSFIIPSASLGGSKSNDHDLKPIQSHPVRWKNKTFEVQDDPLDRCEEYTDIYTSEDIKKVCQDKKSNWTDNDIKQTVSPRGEEKDRASERSSSDSDEFQEAREQQSPVKSSPNLADESVFVNCDLYEFLVSSLPNIVKGCQWVLLYSTLKDGISLRTLIRKSAELPGPCLLITGDRQGAVFGAMLECPLKPTPKRKYQGTNQTFVFTTIYGEPRLFRPTGANRYYYMCLNDLLALGGGGNFALCLDGDLLNGTSGPCETFGNLCLAHNEDFELKNVELWGFTHASQYF, from the exons atgTACACATTGAAAGATAAAGTAGCGGGAAGTCTTTCACGTTTGTTTGCAGATTCACCGAATCATTCTTCTGCTTCTTCTCCATCTGATCTTTCTCAG GCCAGATGGTATTCCAAAGGCTCAAAATCATTGTCTTcagttttttctttcattatcCCTTCAGCAAGCTTAGGTGGGTCTAAATCGAATGATCATGATCTCAAGCCAATTCAGTCACATCCTGTTAGATGGAAAAATAAGACATTTGAGGTGCAAGATGATCCCCTGGATAGATGTGAAGAATACACCGATATTTATACCAGTGAAGACATAAAAAAGGTTTGTCAAGATAAGAAGAGCAATTGGACAGATAATGACATTAAGCAAACAGTTAGTCCTCGTGGTGAGGAAAAGGACCGTGCCTCTGAAAGGAGCAGCAGTGATTCCGATGAATTTCAAGAAGCAAGAGAGCAACAGAGTCCAGTAAAGTCTTCACCAAATCTCGCTGATGAATCTGTGTTTGTTAACTGTGATTTGTATGAATTCTTGGTGTCTTCCCTTCCCAATATTGTTAAAGGGTGTCAATGGGTGTTGTTGTATAG TACGTTGAAAGATGGTATATCACTTCGTACGCTTATTCGTAAGAGTGCTGAGCTTCCTGGTCCTTGTTTGCTG ATTACTGGAGATAGGCAAGGAGCTGTCTTTGGTGCAATGCTAGAATGCCCCTTGAAACCTACACCAAAGAGAAAATATCAA GGAACAAACCAGACATTTGTATTCACAACCATATATGGTGAACCAAGGCTGTTTAGACCAACCG GTGCCAATCGTTATTATTATATGTGTTTGAATGACTTGTTAGCACTGGGTGGTGGTGGTAATTTTGCTTTGTGCTTGGATGGAGATCT ATTAAATGGAACTAGTGGACCTTGTGAAACATTTGGAAACTTATGTTTGGCTCATAATGAAGACTTTGAGCTAAAGAATGTCGAG CTTTGGGGATTCACGCATGCATCACAATACTTCTAA
- the LOC18603300 gene encoding oxidation resistance protein 1 isoform X2: MYTLKDKVAGSLSRLFADSPNHSSASSPSDLSQARWYSKGSKSLSSVFSFIIPSASLGGSKSNDHDLKPIQSHPVRWKNKTFEVQDDPLDRCEEYTDIYTSEDIKKVCQDKKSNWTDNDIKQTVSPRGEEKDRASERSSSDSDEFQEAREQQSPVKSSPNLADESVFVNCDLYEFLVSSLPNIVKGCQWVLLYSTLKDGISLRTLIRKSAELPGPCLLITGDRQGAVFGAMLECPLKPTPKRKYQGTNQTFVFTTIYGEPRLFRPTGANRYYYMCLNDLLALGGGGNFALCLDGDLLNGTSGPCETFGNLCLAHNEDFELKNVEDAD, translated from the exons atgTACACATTGAAAGATAAAGTAGCGGGAAGTCTTTCACGTTTGTTTGCAGATTCACCGAATCATTCTTCTGCTTCTTCTCCATCTGATCTTTCTCAG GCCAGATGGTATTCCAAAGGCTCAAAATCATTGTCTTcagttttttctttcattatcCCTTCAGCAAGCTTAGGTGGGTCTAAATCGAATGATCATGATCTCAAGCCAATTCAGTCACATCCTGTTAGATGGAAAAATAAGACATTTGAGGTGCAAGATGATCCCCTGGATAGATGTGAAGAATACACCGATATTTATACCAGTGAAGACATAAAAAAGGTTTGTCAAGATAAGAAGAGCAATTGGACAGATAATGACATTAAGCAAACAGTTAGTCCTCGTGGTGAGGAAAAGGACCGTGCCTCTGAAAGGAGCAGCAGTGATTCCGATGAATTTCAAGAAGCAAGAGAGCAACAGAGTCCAGTAAAGTCTTCACCAAATCTCGCTGATGAATCTGTGTTTGTTAACTGTGATTTGTATGAATTCTTGGTGTCTTCCCTTCCCAATATTGTTAAAGGGTGTCAATGGGTGTTGTTGTATAG TACGTTGAAAGATGGTATATCACTTCGTACGCTTATTCGTAAGAGTGCTGAGCTTCCTGGTCCTTGTTTGCTG ATTACTGGAGATAGGCAAGGAGCTGTCTTTGGTGCAATGCTAGAATGCCCCTTGAAACCTACACCAAAGAGAAAATATCAA GGAACAAACCAGACATTTGTATTCACAACCATATATGGTGAACCAAGGCTGTTTAGACCAACCG GTGCCAATCGTTATTATTATATGTGTTTGAATGACTTGTTAGCACTGGGTGGTGGTGGTAATTTTGCTTTGTGCTTGGATGGAGATCT ATTAAATGGAACTAGTGGACCTTGTGAAACATTTGGAAACTTATGTTTGGCTCATAATGAAGACTTTGAGCTAAAGAATGTCGAG GATGCTGATTGA
- the LOC18603301 gene encoding cysteine-rich repeat secretory protein 3, with the protein MGFGFSSKPFVLFLSFLLLFTNLELSPLVESASDYTTLVYKGCAKQAFTDPAGMYSQALSALFQTLLSQSMKVKFYKTTTGTGQTTITGLFQCRGDLSNSDCYNCASQLPTLANKLCGKTIAARIQLYGCYMLYEVAGFAQISGMEMLFKTCGATNVAGSGFEERRDTAFSVLENGVVSSHGYYTTNYQSVYVLGQCEGDVGDSDCGECIKTAVQKAQVECGSAISGQIYLHKCFISYSYYPNGVPRRSSSSSYSHPSSSSSGTGQNPGKTVAIILGGAAGVGFLVILLMFARGVMKKRDDS; encoded by the exons AtgggttttggtttttcttcaaaacccTTCGTTCTTTTCctctcatttcttctcttgttTACCAATCTTGAACTTTCTCCACTAGTTGAATCTGCTTCTGATTACACAACCTTGGTCTATAAAGGTTGTGCAAAGCAGGCTTTCACAGATCCAGCTGGGATGTACTCACAGGCCCTCTCTGCCTTGTTTCAAACCTTGCTTTCACAATCCATGAAGGTAAAGTTTTACAAGACAACAACAGGCACTGGTCAAACTACCATTACCGGTCTTTTTCAATGTAGGGGAGACCTCAGCAACAGTGACTGTTACAACTGTGCCAGCCAGCTCCCAACTTTAGCTAACAAACTTTGTGGCAAGACAATAGCTGCAAGAATCCAACTTTATGGCTGCTACATGCTGTATGAAGTTGCTGGATTTGCTCAAATTTCAGGAATGGAAATGCTGTTCAAGACTTGTGGTGCTACAAATGTTGCTGGTTCTGGATTTGAAGAGAGGAGGGATACAGCCTTTTCAGTTTTGGAAAATGGGGTGGTTAGTAGCCATGGTTATTATACCACTAACTACCAATCTGTTTATGTTTTGGGGCAATGTGAAGGAGATGTTGGAGATTCAGATTGTGGAGAGTGCATAAAGACTGCTGTTCAAAAAGCTCAGGTTGAATGTGGGAGCGCCATCTCTGGTCAAATCTATCTGCATAAGTGCTTTATAAGTTACAGTTATTATCCTAATGGGGTTCCCAGAAGatcttcatcatcttcataTTCACAcccttcttcatcttcatcag GGACAGGGCAAAATCCAGGAAAGACAGTGGCTATAATCTTAGGGGGGGCAGCAGGAGTGGGATTCCTTGTCATTTTGTTGATGTTTGCCAGGGGTgtgatgaagaaacgtgatg aTTCCTGA